A genome region from Natronobeatus ordinarius includes the following:
- a CDS encoding tRNA (N(6)-L-threonylcarbamoyladenosine(37)-C(2))-methylthiotransferase, which yields MARYHIETYGCTSNRGESREIERRLRDAGHYRVDGPEEADVAILNTCTVVEKTERNMLRRAEELADETVDLFITGCMALAQGEEFAQAGIDGQVLHWDEVPQAVTNGECPTTTPDAAPVLDGVVGILPIARGCMSDCSYCITKHATGKIDSPPIEENVEKARALVHAGAKELRVTGQDTGVYGWDTGERTLHELLERICEIDGDFRVRVGMANPKGVHGIREELADVFAANEKLYDFLHAPVQSGSDDVLGDMRRQHQVAEYLEVVETFDDALEYWTLSTDFIVGFPTETEEDHRKSLELIRETRPEKLNVTRFSKRPGTDAATLKGLGGTIKKERSKEMSELKMAVVGEAYEAMVGDVREDVLVVEEGTGDSVKCRDSAYRQLIVQQASDHGLEPGDFVDLEVTGHNTVYAFGEPV from the coding sequence ATGGCCCGGTATCACATCGAGACGTACGGCTGTACGTCCAATCGCGGGGAGAGCCGCGAGATCGAGCGCCGGCTCCGCGACGCCGGCCACTACCGGGTCGACGGCCCCGAGGAGGCCGACGTGGCGATCCTCAACACCTGCACCGTCGTCGAGAAGACCGAACGGAACATGCTCCGGCGGGCCGAAGAACTCGCCGACGAGACGGTCGACCTCTTCATCACGGGCTGTATGGCCCTCGCCCAGGGTGAGGAGTTCGCCCAGGCCGGCATCGACGGACAGGTGCTTCACTGGGACGAGGTTCCACAGGCCGTCACGAACGGCGAGTGCCCGACGACGACGCCCGACGCCGCGCCCGTCCTCGACGGCGTCGTCGGCATTCTCCCCATCGCCCGGGGCTGTATGTCGGACTGTTCGTACTGCATCACCAAGCACGCGACGGGTAAGATCGACTCGCCGCCGATCGAGGAGAACGTCGAGAAAGCGCGCGCGCTCGTCCACGCGGGGGCGAAGGAGCTTCGAGTTACGGGCCAGGACACCGGCGTCTACGGCTGGGACACGGGTGAACGGACACTTCACGAGCTGCTCGAGCGCATCTGTGAAATCGACGGCGACTTCCGCGTTCGCGTGGGCATGGCCAACCCGAAGGGCGTCCACGGCATCCGCGAGGAGCTCGCTGACGTCTTCGCGGCGAACGAGAAACTGTATGACTTCCTGCACGCGCCCGTCCAGTCGGGCAGCGACGACGTGCTCGGAGATATGCGCCGCCAGCACCAGGTCGCCGAGTATCTCGAGGTCGTCGAGACGTTCGACGACGCCCTCGAGTACTGGACGCTCTCGACGGACTTCATCGTCGGTTTTCCCACCGAGACCGAAGAGGATCATCGAAAATCGCTCGAGCTCATCCGCGAGACCCGTCCGGAGAAGCTCAACGTCACCCGGTTCTCGAAACGGCCGGGGACCGACGCCGCGACGCTGAAGGGGCTCGGCGGGACGATCAAGAAGGAACGTTCGAAGGAGATGAGCGAACTGAAGATGGCGGTCGTCGGCGAGGCCTACGAGGCGATGGTCGGCGACGTCCGCGAGGACGTGCTGGTCGTCGAGGAGGGCACGGGCGACTCCGTGAAGTGTCGCGATTCGGCCTATCGGCAGCTCATCGTCCAGCAGGCGAGCGATCACGGCCTCGAGCCCGGCGACTTCGTCGACCTCGAGGTCACGGGGCACAACACCGTCTACGCGTTCGGCGAGCCAGTCTGA
- a CDS encoding DUF5815 family protein encodes MVTPRVPGDESETITLPCGESVDPRELDLGMREYTCSNGHRHAVVMDMHPPSRFFPESLVAILRETIEPADEFDQFGTPHLMGIVLEEFPEKVVVHDAAENGAVGYAMVWVTEFDARRLHEIVVELVVELMDHAVSHAEDDTVAAEFESQLLEFDVSAFVEEYRRVRDFESEHDRPV; translated from the coding sequence ATGGTAACGCCTCGCGTTCCGGGTGACGAGTCGGAGACGATCACGCTCCCCTGTGGCGAGTCCGTCGACCCGCGCGAGCTCGACCTGGGGATGCGCGAGTACACCTGCTCGAACGGCCACCGCCACGCCGTCGTGATGGACATGCATCCGCCGTCGCGGTTTTTTCCCGAGTCGCTCGTCGCGATCTTGCGCGAGACGATCGAGCCGGCCGACGAGTTCGATCAGTTCGGGACGCCACACCTGATGGGGATCGTCCTGGAGGAGTTCCCCGAGAAGGTCGTCGTCCACGACGCCGCCGAGAACGGCGCGGTCGGCTACGCCATGGTCTGGGTCACCGAGTTCGACGCCCGCCGCCTCCACGAGATCGTCGTCGAACTCGTCGTCGAGTTGATGGACCACGCCGTGAGTCACGCCGAGGACGACACCGTCGCGGCGGAGTTCGAGTCCCAGCTGCTCGAGTTTGACGTCTCGGCGTTCGTCGAGGAGTACCGGCGGGTGCGTGACTTCGAGAGCGAACACGATCGCCCGGTCTGA
- a CDS encoding glycerophosphoryl diester phosphodiesterase membrane domain-containing protein: protein MALSAGDAVGDGIDRLTDRRLVAVFVAFYAAHLALNVGTQSQLAAQRETFEEEAFLLGPEFLPPELPLALELPLGVATLLWTLAMIALVTVSMLALRALLTDDRPGKLTDGLLLATVHGLVGGLLVSVGVGVGLLLLVVPGLFLAAAFAFTYPYVAVDRENALEAMRRSWSLTSGHRLRVFLVLVAIGLTFFTISFAGGVVALALGAFPLVAEVTNVAFVALAWLASLAILASAFDQLEDARAEAEAKWEGIDDELLP, encoded by the coding sequence ATGGCGCTCTCCGCCGGTGACGCCGTCGGCGACGGGATCGACCGGCTCACAGACCGCCGACTCGTCGCCGTCTTCGTCGCGTTCTACGCCGCCCACCTCGCGCTCAACGTCGGCACCCAGAGCCAGCTCGCCGCCCAGCGCGAGACCTTCGAGGAGGAGGCGTTCCTCCTCGGCCCGGAGTTTCTCCCCCCGGAACTCCCGCTCGCACTCGAGCTCCCCCTCGGCGTCGCGACGCTGCTGTGGACGCTGGCGATGATCGCGCTCGTGACGGTTTCGATGCTCGCTCTGCGGGCGTTGCTCACCGACGACCGACCCGGAAAGCTGACCGACGGCCTGCTCCTCGCAACCGTCCACGGCCTCGTCGGCGGACTCCTCGTTAGCGTCGGCGTCGGCGTCGGCCTCCTCTTGCTCGTCGTTCCTGGCCTCTTTCTCGCCGCAGCGTTCGCGTTCACCTACCCCTACGTCGCCGTCGACCGCGAGAACGCCCTCGAGGCCATGCGCCGGAGCTGGTCGCTCACGAGCGGCCACCGGTTGCGGGTGTTCCTCGTCCTGGTCGCCATCGGCCTGACCTTTTTCACCATCTCTTTCGCCGGCGGCGTCGTCGCGCTCGCACTCGGCGCGTTCCCGCTCGTCGCCGAGGTGACGAACGTCGCCTTCGTCGCCCTCGCGTGGCTCGCCTCGCTCGCGATCCTCGCCAGCGCCTTCGACCAGCTCGAGGACGCGCGGGCGGAAGCCGAGGCGAAGTGGGAGGGGATCGACGACGAACTCCTGCCCTGA
- a CDS encoding DUF7124 domain-containing protein, protein MNGGSDMTLAFELAALENFAYPEGVFNDAREWSTYIGIVSDEPTYVVTNFTRKNRVRQDFFSGPRGKAESLQSIKEQFDTERHVFVGASEADEELAEEYGWEFLHYEDAGEAAGWPLLAESPTEAEGSEPARDDWP, encoded by the coding sequence ATGAACGGCGGCAGCGACATGACCCTCGCGTTCGAACTCGCCGCGCTGGAGAACTTCGCCTACCCCGAGGGCGTCTTCAACGACGCCCGCGAGTGGAGCACGTACATCGGCATCGTCTCCGACGAGCCGACGTACGTCGTCACCAACTTCACGCGCAAGAACCGCGTCCGCCAGGACTTCTTCTCCGGGCCGCGGGGCAAAGCCGAGAGCCTCCAGAGCATCAAAGAGCAGTTCGACACCGAACGGCACGTCTTCGTCGGCGCGAGCGAGGCGGACGAGGAACTCGCCGAGGAGTACGGCTGGGAGTTCCTCCACTACGAGGACGCCGGCGAGGCCGCGGGCTGGCCGCTGCTGGCCGAGAGCCCGACCGAAGCGGAAGGGAGCGAGCCCGCCCGGGACGACTGGCCCTGA
- a CDS encoding NAD(P)/FAD-dependent oxidoreductase: MTEYVIIGDGISGSSAAETIREEDPDGGITVITDEGEPLYNRILIKEHAKGKLPEAPISIHDEEWYEERDIDLSLNTHVTRVDVDGKVVHTHEGEEIPYDKLLIATGGTPTQLPVPGSDADGIHHFWTFQDARGIREAAENSEEAVVIGAGLLGIDFAAVCGAQGVSGKYLMRGDRWWRYALSSEGAEIMHEGMREVGVEPVFDSGVDHFEVDDDGHVTAAVDPNGDRYPCDWAGVAIGLTFNTEFLRDSGIEQDNGIVVDEYMQTNVEDVYAAGDITRFFDVLLGEQAQNGSWGSAKEQGRVAGVNMAADDEAEVFEWVSSYSITHFDFPFLSFGHPTIGDEHAERKYSDTEWRRIAFKDGKVVGGVLIGDLSPQSKLKQLMREGRVVSDQKEVLLEKTVDLDNLAPTQEQ; this comes from the coding sequence ATGACCGAGTACGTCATCATCGGGGACGGGATCTCGGGCAGTTCGGCTGCCGAGACGATCCGGGAGGAGGACCCGGACGGCGGGATCACCGTCATCACCGATGAGGGGGAGCCACTGTACAACCGCATTCTGATCAAAGAGCACGCGAAAGGCAAGCTCCCCGAAGCGCCCATCTCGATCCACGACGAGGAGTGGTACGAAGAGCGCGACATCGACCTCTCGCTCAACACGCACGTAACGCGCGTTGACGTCGACGGGAAGGTCGTCCACACCCACGAGGGCGAGGAGATCCCCTACGACAAACTGCTGATCGCGACCGGCGGGACGCCGACGCAGCTGCCGGTGCCGGGCAGCGACGCCGACGGCATCCACCACTTCTGGACCTTCCAGGACGCCCGCGGCATCCGCGAGGCCGCCGAGAACTCCGAGGAGGCGGTCGTCATCGGCGCCGGCCTGCTCGGGATCGACTTCGCCGCCGTCTGTGGCGCCCAGGGCGTTTCCGGCAAGTACCTGATGCGCGGCGACCGCTGGTGGCGCTACGCACTCTCGAGTGAGGGCGCCGAGATCATGCACGAGGGAATGCGCGAGGTCGGCGTCGAGCCGGTGTTCGACAGCGGCGTCGACCACTTCGAGGTCGACGACGACGGCCACGTGACCGCGGCGGTCGACCCCAACGGCGACCGCTATCCGTGTGACTGGGCCGGCGTCGCCATCGGGCTGACGTTCAACACCGAGTTCCTCCGCGACTCGGGCATCGAACAGGACAACGGCATCGTCGTCGACGAGTACATGCAGACGAACGTCGAGGACGTCTACGCAGCGGGCGACATCACCCGCTTTTTCGACGTGCTGCTCGGCGAGCAAGCCCAGAACGGCTCGTGGGGCTCGGCGAAAGAACAGGGCCGCGTCGCCGGCGTCAACATGGCTGCCGACGACGAGGCCGAGGTCTTCGAGTGGGTTTCTTCGTACTCGATCACGCACTTCGACTTCCCCTTCCTCTCTTTCGGTCACCCGACGATCGGCGACGAGCACGCCGAACGCAAGTACTCCGACACCGAGTGGCGCCGCATCGCCTTCAAGGACGGCAAAGTCGTCGGCGGCGTCCTCATCGGCGACCTCTCCCCCCAGAGCAAGCTCAAACAGCTGATGCGCGAAGGACGCGTCGTCTCCGATCAGAAGGAGGTCTTACTCGAGAAGACCGTCGACCTCGATAACCTCGCGCCGACCCAGGAACAGTAA
- a CDS encoding DsbA family protein, with protein sequence MNRRSFLVAVAGIGVSAPLAGCSGSSPDDLADVDADPDQLPTPTLGAGDVTFDVYEDFGCGGCHQFQAQVFPPIESSLIDEDAVTYRHRDFPIPAHERSMAMANAARAVQDETRSGDDPNGAFFEYKSRVFAADDWSDESLAAIAEDVGADPDAVTSALEEGTYYPTLAADWQRGRDDGVGGTPSVVVDGTEVEDAFDLQEITSAVEDAQ encoded by the coding sequence ATGAACCGTCGTTCGTTTCTCGTCGCCGTGGCCGGCATCGGCGTGAGCGCTCCGCTTGCGGGCTGCAGCGGGAGCTCACCGGACGATCTCGCCGACGTCGACGCGGACCCCGACCAGCTCCCCACGCCGACGCTCGGCGCCGGCGACGTCACCTTCGACGTCTACGAGGACTTCGGGTGTGGCGGCTGTCACCAGTTCCAGGCGCAGGTCTTCCCGCCGATCGAGAGCTCCCTGATCGACGAGGACGCCGTCACGTATCGCCACCGCGACTTCCCGATCCCCGCCCACGAGCGATCGATGGCCATGGCGAACGCTGCTCGCGCCGTCCAGGACGAGACGCGATCCGGCGACGATCCGAACGGCGCGTTCTTCGAGTACAAGTCGCGGGTGTTCGCCGCCGACGACTGGAGCGACGAGAGTCTCGCGGCCATCGCCGAGGACGTGGGTGCCGACCCGGACGCAGTCACGAGCGCGCTCGAGGAGGGAACGTACTACCCAACCCTGGCAGCCGACTGGCAGCGCGGAAGAGACGACGGCGTCGGCGGAACGCCGTCGGTGGTCGTCGACGGGACCGAGGTCGAGGACGCCTTCGACCTCCAGGAGATCACCAGCGCAGTCGAAGACGCACAGTGA
- a CDS encoding DsbA family protein → MVTAPLISRRRLLHSCGAVGVLGIAGCLGERDQTERDGTDDEGGVNGGEDGTGGDEGGATDGTDNGEPAAGEDHTDAAQLPTPTLGSGPVTVDVYEDFGCPACHQFQAQVFPALEEALIDTGEATYRHFDLPIPAHERSMAMATAARAVQDETRRDDDPAGAFFEYKSLVLEAEDWSDEGLAALADEVGVDPDAVTSALEEETYRSTILADRERGIAAGVQGTPAVIVDGTHVEDAFDVEAIVDAVDEAT, encoded by the coding sequence ATGGTGACTGCACCGCTTATCTCTCGTCGTCGGCTGCTCCACTCGTGTGGCGCCGTCGGCGTGCTCGGCATCGCCGGCTGTCTCGGCGAGCGGGATCAGACCGAACGCGACGGGACCGACGACGAGGGTGGAGTGAACGGCGGCGAGGACGGAACGGGCGGCGACGAAGGTGGAGCGACCGACGGGACCGACAACGGTGAGCCGGCGGCGGGCGAGGATCACACCGACGCAGCGCAACTCCCGACCCCGACGCTCGGCTCCGGCCCCGTCACGGTCGACGTCTACGAGGACTTCGGCTGCCCGGCCTGTCACCAGTTCCAGGCGCAGGTCTTCCCCGCACTCGAGGAGGCGCTGATCGACACCGGTGAGGCGACGTACCGCCACTTCGACCTCCCGATCCCCGCCCACGAGCGATCGATGGCCATGGCGACCGCCGCCCGCGCCGTCCAGGACGAGACGCGACGCGACGACGATCCGGCCGGTGCGTTCTTCGAGTACAAATCGCTGGTACTCGAGGCCGAGGACTGGAGCGACGAGGGTCTCGCGGCACTCGCCGATGAGGTCGGTGTCGACCCCGACGCCGTCACGAGCGCCCTCGAAGAGGAGACGTACCGTTCGACGATCCTGGCGGACCGGGAGCGCGGCATCGCGGCGGGCGTCCAGGGGACCCCAGCGGTGATCGTCGACGGCACGCACGTCGAGGACGCCTTCGACGTCGAGGCGATCGTCGACGCGGTCGACGAAGCGACGTGA
- a CDS encoding DUF1328 family protein: MLELAILFFVIAIVAAAVGATGVAGISMSIAKWLVLIFLVLAIVSLLL, encoded by the coding sequence ATGCTAGAACTGGCAATCCTGTTCTTCGTCATCGCAATCGTCGCCGCTGCAGTCGGCGCCACCGGCGTCGCCGGCATCTCGATGAGCATCGCGAAGTGGCTCGTGCTGATCTTCCTGGTCCTGGCCATCGTGTCGCTACTCCTGTGA
- a CDS encoding amidase translates to MSFDIASSSATELAQQIRDGELSPVDVVDASLERITSQDDEVNAFITVIEEDAREAALEAETAVESGEELGPLHGVPVAVKDLLAMKAGVRHTFGSKLLEDFVAPMDSVLVRRIEQAGGIIVGKTNTPESGHKGHTDNKLVGATRNPFDPTKSVGGSSGGSAAALAAGYVPLAQGSDVGGSLRMPASMCNVATIKPTPGTVPIDMRPDAFVQFQPYLHTGPMARTVADVALFLDVLSGYFPYDPRSRPTDDADFLAATKRSIEGSTIGYTPDFDVFPVAESVSTVVDDAVGAFEAAGATVEETTVGIDYSVTELRDAWDANFTTFVAETAMQWKHEPFNVDFLGADDGDVEPELVEQIERGLEYSAVDLRMQQVVRTELFEAVQALFEEYDFLVMPTNTVPPFDVDLRLGPSDVDGEPIDPWLEWTLTWLFNQTPHPVVSVPAGLTDDGLPVGLQIVGQPYEDEAVLAAGAAFERERPWHDHYPA, encoded by the coding sequence ATGTCTTTCGACATAGCCAGTTCGTCGGCGACCGAACTCGCTCAGCAAATCCGCGACGGAGAACTGTCTCCGGTCGACGTAGTCGACGCGTCGCTCGAACGCATAACGTCCCAGGACGACGAGGTCAACGCCTTCATCACCGTCATCGAGGAGGACGCACGCGAGGCCGCGCTGGAAGCGGAGACAGCCGTCGAATCCGGCGAGGAGCTCGGCCCGCTTCACGGCGTTCCGGTGGCCGTCAAAGACCTGCTGGCGATGAAAGCGGGGGTCAGACACACGTTCGGCTCGAAACTCCTCGAGGACTTCGTTGCTCCCATGGACAGCGTCCTCGTCCGACGGATCGAGCAGGCGGGCGGAATCATCGTGGGGAAGACGAACACGCCCGAGTCCGGACACAAGGGTCATACGGACAACAAGCTCGTCGGGGCGACCAGAAACCCGTTCGATCCCACGAAGTCGGTTGGCGGCTCCTCGGGCGGGAGCGCGGCCGCGCTCGCGGCCGGCTACGTCCCGCTCGCACAGGGTTCTGACGTCGGCGGGTCGTTACGGATGCCGGCGTCGATGTGTAACGTCGCGACGATCAAGCCGACCCCCGGCACGGTGCCGATCGACATGCGACCGGACGCGTTCGTGCAGTTCCAGCCGTACCTGCACACCGGCCCGATGGCGAGGACGGTCGCGGACGTCGCGTTGTTTCTCGACGTACTTTCGGGGTACTTCCCGTACGATCCACGGAGCCGACCAACCGACGACGCCGACTTCCTCGCGGCGACGAAGCGATCCATCGAAGGCTCGACGATCGGGTACACGCCCGACTTCGACGTCTTCCCGGTGGCCGAGTCCGTTTCGACGGTCGTCGACGACGCCGTTGGGGCGTTCGAAGCGGCAGGTGCCACGGTCGAGGAGACGACGGTCGGCATCGATTACAGCGTCACCGAACTCCGCGATGCGTGGGACGCGAACTTCACCACGTTCGTCGCCGAAACCGCGATGCAGTGGAAACACGAGCCGTTCAACGTCGACTTCCTCGGCGCGGACGACGGCGACGTCGAACCGGAACTGGTCGAACAGATCGAACGCGGCCTCGAGTACAGCGCCGTCGACCTCCGGATGCAACAGGTCGTCCGTACGGAGCTCTTCGAGGCCGTCCAGGCGCTCTTCGAGGAGTACGACTTCCTCGTGATGCCGACGAATACGGTCCCGCCGTTCGACGTTGACCTTCGGCTTGGCCCGAGCGACGTCGACGGTGAGCCGATCGACCCCTGGCTCGAGTGGACGCTGACCTGGCTGTTCAACCAGACGCCACACCCGGTGGTCTCGGTGCCGGCCGGACTCACCGACGACGGACTCCCCGTCGGACTGCAGATCGTCGGCCAACCGTACGAGGACGAGGCCGTGCTGGCGGCGGGCGCCGCGTTCGAACGCGAACGACCCTGGCACGACCACTATCCGGCGTAA
- a CDS encoding MFS transporter codes for MTLSQNDRSIAGFTMTGHALVHWFETSIPIFLVVWLAELEVSVALLGIVVALGYAPFGIGALPGGILADRYGPKRLVLVCLVGMSLSFLVLAVAIVLDPATRIYAIAAGLILWGVAASVYHPAGLALISTGVEDRGTVFAWHGIAGNVGIALGPFVAATLLIFLEWPVVAALLAIPGLLAAAYGLRARFDSTAAVDDDVDVGPEAASLSDLVSSSRALFASAFALVFVIVTFEGLYYRGMLTYLPEILHGTPAIGDIEVFPALEAYDIDPGFYVYVGLLVVGMAGQYAGGKLTNRISPARGLTVLFGVFALLALAFVPVVNMGIGPIVLLCGVFGFFLFAIQPFYQEAVAVYTPPDGRGLSYGYTYLGEFGLGSASIAIGGFALGASVSSFFYLVAGFALAGALLSVGLLVGVDRLGLTMGGPAGANSDD; via the coding sequence ATGACCCTGTCTCAGAACGACCGATCGATCGCTGGCTTCACGATGACCGGCCACGCCCTCGTCCACTGGTTCGAGACGTCGATTCCCATCTTCCTCGTGGTGTGGCTCGCCGAACTCGAGGTCTCCGTCGCGCTGCTGGGGATCGTCGTCGCGCTCGGCTACGCCCCGTTCGGAATCGGCGCACTTCCCGGGGGAATCCTCGCCGATCGGTACGGACCCAAGCGGCTCGTCCTGGTCTGTCTGGTCGGGATGAGCCTCTCGTTTCTCGTGCTCGCGGTCGCGATCGTCCTCGATCCGGCGACGCGAATCTACGCCATCGCCGCCGGCCTGATCCTGTGGGGCGTCGCCGCCAGCGTCTACCACCCGGCTGGGCTGGCGCTGATCAGCACCGGCGTCGAGGACCGGGGGACGGTGTTTGCCTGGCACGGCATCGCCGGCAACGTCGGCATCGCGCTCGGACCGTTCGTCGCCGCGACGCTGCTCATCTTCCTCGAGTGGCCGGTCGTGGCTGCCCTGCTGGCGATCCCGGGGCTGCTGGCGGCCGCCTACGGCCTGCGGGCGCGGTTCGATTCCACCGCTGCCGTCGACGACGACGTCGACGTCGGCCCCGAGGCCGCGTCGCTTTCCGACCTCGTCTCGAGTTCACGGGCGCTCTTTGCCAGCGCGTTCGCGCTCGTGTTCGTGATCGTCACCTTCGAGGGGCTGTACTACCGCGGGATGCTCACCTACCTCCCGGAGATCCTCCACGGGACGCCCGCGATCGGGGACATCGAGGTGTTCCCCGCACTCGAGGCCTACGACATCGATCCCGGCTTCTACGTCTACGTCGGCCTGCTGGTCGTCGGGATGGCCGGTCAGTACGCCGGCGGGAAGCTGACGAACCGAATCTCGCCCGCCCGCGGGCTGACCGTCCTGTTCGGGGTCTTCGCGTTGCTCGCGCTGGCGTTCGTCCCCGTCGTGAACATGGGAATCGGACCGATCGTCCTCCTCTGTGGCGTCTTCGGCTTCTTCCTCTTTGCGATCCAGCCGTTCTACCAGGAGGCCGTCGCCGTCTACACGCCGCCTGACGGCCGGGGGCTCTCCTACGGCTACACCTACCTCGGGGAGTTCGGCCTCGGCTCGGCCAGCATCGCCATCGGCGGCTTCGCCCTCGGAGCGTCGGTGTCGTCGTTTTTCTACCTGGTCGCGGGCTTCGCTCTCGCCGGGGCCCTCCTCTCTGTAGGGCTGCTCGTCGGGGTCGACCGACTCGGGTTGACGATGGGTGGGCCGGCCGGGGCGAATTCAGACGACTGA
- a CDS encoding homoserine kinase has translation MLTVRAPATSANLGSGFDVFGVALETPADVVRVERAAETTITVTGVGSQYIPEDPEQNTVGAVADALDAPAHIRIDKGVRPSSGLGSSAASAAAAAVALNELYDRGLTREELVPVAAEGEALVSGEAHADNVAPALLGGFTIVTDDGVTQVDTAVSLVACLPEITVSTRDARQVVPESAPMSAVVETVGHAATLTIGMARNDPDLVGRGMSDGIVTPERAALIDGYDAVREAALEVGATGVTVSGAGPTVLAVCHRPDRRAVAGAMVDAFDDVGVESRAYQTAVGDGATLHRG, from the coding sequence ATGCTCACTGTGCGGGCCCCGGCGACGAGCGCGAACCTCGGTAGTGGCTTCGACGTCTTCGGCGTCGCGCTCGAGACGCCTGCCGACGTGGTTCGGGTCGAACGCGCGGCGGAGACCACGATCACGGTCACCGGCGTCGGGAGTCAGTACATCCCCGAAGACCCCGAACAGAACACGGTCGGGGCGGTCGCCGACGCACTCGACGCACCCGCGCACATCCGGATCGATAAGGGCGTCAGGCCGTCCTCGGGCCTCGGTTCGTCGGCCGCGAGCGCGGCCGCAGCCGCCGTCGCGCTCAACGAACTGTACGATCGCGGACTCACCAGAGAAGAACTCGTCCCCGTCGCCGCCGAGGGCGAAGCCCTGGTGTCGGGAGAGGCCCACGCTGACAACGTCGCTCCCGCCCTGCTGGGCGGTTTCACGATCGTCACCGACGACGGCGTCACCCAGGTCGACACCGCCGTCTCCCTCGTCGCCTGCCTCCCCGAGATCACCGTCTCGACGCGCGACGCCCGACAGGTCGTCCCCGAGTCGGCCCCGATGTCGGCCGTCGTCGAAACCGTCGGCCACGCCGCGACGCTCACCATCGGGATGGCTCGCAACGATCCCGACCTCGTCGGCCGCGGTATGAGCGACGGGATCGTCACGCCCGAGCGCGCCGCCCTCATCGACGGCTACGACGCAGTCCGCGAGGCCGCACTCGAGGTCGGCGCCACCGGCGTCACCGTCAGCGGCGCGGGACCGACGGTGCTCGCGGTCTGTCACCGACCCGATCGCCGGGCCGTCGCCGGCGCGATGGTCGACGCTTTCGACGACGTCGGCGTCGAGAGTCGAGCCTACCAGACCGCAGTCGGAGACGGGGCGACGCTGCACCGCGGCTGA
- a CDS encoding universal stress protein, translated as MTEPEHVLVPVDDSEPARDALEFAVTNFADATLTLLHVINPIRTLDAGNPNLWDESHVDSERERAEGLLEAVAADVPDDVDVTTVAEFGDPAETVVEYASRNGVDHVVIGSHGRSGVKRLVLGSVAEAVSRQSPIPVSIVR; from the coding sequence ATGACGGAACCCGAACACGTTCTCGTCCCGGTCGACGACTCGGAGCCAGCCCGCGACGCACTCGAGTTCGCCGTGACGAACTTCGCCGACGCGACGCTCACGCTGTTGCACGTGATCAACCCGATCCGGACGCTCGACGCCGGCAATCCGAACCTCTGGGACGAGAGCCACGTCGATTCCGAACGCGAGCGAGCGGAGGGGCTGCTCGAGGCGGTCGCCGCGGACGTTCCCGACGACGTCGACGTCACGACCGTCGCCGAGTTCGGCGACCCAGCCGAGACGGTCGTCGAGTACGCCTCGCGAAACGGCGTCGATCACGTCGTCATCGGGAGCCACGGCCGATCGGGCGTCAAGCGGCTGGTGCTCGGAAGCGTCGCCGAGGCGGTCTCCCGGCAGTCACCGATCCCGGTGTCGATCGTTCGCTAG